A window from Citrus sinensis cultivar Valencia sweet orange chromosome 3, DVS_A1.0, whole genome shotgun sequence encodes these proteins:
- the LOC107175325 gene encoding protein FAR1-RELATED SEQUENCE 5-like isoform X2, whose translation MEKDIEVEELEKFEENDEPIIGMSFDSDVDLFIYFKEYGKRKGFPILRRTSRKDSDGILRNVTFACGRSGETRSKSVNILKPQPNAKTGCNARLGAGLGDDGKWTIRSLNLEHNHVLLTPTKSKYFRCNRSLNTYAKKRLDVNDRAGIRLCKNYQSLVIEAGGHENVTFIERDCRNHVQKERRLRLGDGDAAALQNYFMKMQVEDNRFYFSMQVDDEGRLKNVFWAEPRNREAYKEFGDVVTFDTTYLTNKYDMPFAPFVGVNHHGHSILFGCGLISHEDIETFTWLFRTWLSCMSNLAPNGIITDQDRAMKVAIQNVFPNTRHRWCLWHIMKKVPEKLGGYKEYRNISNVLHCAVYDSQSATKFEETWHHMITEYDLGDNEWLRGLYDERHHWVPCYLNNTFWAGMSSTQRSESMNAFFDGYVNSKTTLKQFVEQYSCALKNKVQKEVEEDVRCLSQQMPCVTDYAMERQVRDVYTISKFQEFQQEMIRKMYCEYVNSMGCENIVREDVKVGEGKKRTFFEVYFEKENGEIRCSCSRFQFRGILCRHAIAIMIRNDVEVLPEKYILRRWRKDVWRCHSRVKTSYELHSCTDEQKRYEKMCATFAEVANMAAHTIESSNLVFNWIENVRGDLSKAILCGDNEVTVVTGQGSCSVEVETVRDPAARRRKGRPPCQRKKSNKFSKSKINSSRSNAKDGQVNEQVPTVVPTHENNVVTAFQNPEGSYIDMNMYPHGVMDYYNEPQFQQPGHFQQLLFQQDNEYEVDKEFRSDFVE comes from the exons atggaAAAAGACATCGAAGTTGAAGAGTTGGAGAAATTTGAGGAGAACGATGAGCCAATAATTGGGATGTCATTTGATAGTGatgttgatttgtttatttacttcAAAGAGTACGGTAAAAGAAAAGGGTTTCCGATTTTGAGGAGAACTAGTAGAAAGGATAGTGATGGGATTCTTAGAAATGTGACTTTTGCTTGTGGGAGAAGTGGTGAAACAAGAAGCAAATCTGTGAATATTTTAAAGCCCCAACCTAATGCAAAAACAGGCTGCAATGCTAGATTGGGAGCTGGTTTAGGGGATGATGGAAAGTGGACAATTCGAAGCTTAAATCTTGAACACAACCATGTGCTGTTAACTCCAACCAAATCCAAGTATTTTCGGTGCAATCGTAGCCTCAATACATATGCAAAAAAAAGGCTTGATGTAAATGATCGAGCAGGAATCAGATTATGTAAGAATTATCAATCACTTGTTATTGAGGCTGGTGGTCATGAAAATGTGACATTCATAGAAAGAGATTGTAGAAATCATgtccaaaaagaaagaagattgcGGCTTGGAGATGGGGATGCTGCTGCTcttcaaaactattttatgaaaatgcAAGTAGAAGATAATAGGTTTTACTTTAGTATGCAAGTGGATGATGAGGGAcgattaaaaaatgttttttggGCCGAGCCAAGGAATAGGGAAGCGTACAAGGAGTTTGGAGACGTTGTTACATTTGACACCACGTATCTTACAAATAAGTATGATATGCCGTTCGCTCCATTTGTAGGAGTTAATCATCATGGGCATTCTATTCTGTTTGGGTGTGGATTGATTTCACACGAAGATATTGAGACATTCACGTGGTTATTTCGAACATGGCTATCTTGCATGTCTAATTTAGCTCCTAATGGAATCATTACAGATCAAGACAGGGCAATGAAAGTTGCAATTCAGAATGTCTTTCCCAATACTCGACATCGGTGGTGTTTATGGCATATAATGAAGAAAGTTCCAGAGAAGCTAGGGGGTTATAAAGAATATCGTAACATAAGTAATGTCTTGCATTGTGCTGTTTATGATTCCCAGAGTGCTACGAAATTTGAGGAAACTTGGCACCATATGATTACAGAATATGATTTGGGGGATAACGAATGGTTACGAGGCTTATATGACGAGAGGCATCATTGGGTACCTTGTTATCTAAACAATACGTTTTGGGCAGGAATGTCATCTACTCAACGTAGTGAAAGCATGAATGCATTTTTTGATGGTTATGTTAACTCAAAGACTACTTTGAAGCAGTTTGTAGAGCAATACAGTTGTGCATTGAAGAATAAAGTTCAGAAGgaagttgaagaagatgtCAGGTGTCTTTCCCAACAAATGCCATGTGTAACCGATTACGCAATGGAGAGGCAAGTTCGAGATGTGTAcactatttcaaaatttcaagaatttcagCAAGAAATGATTCGGAAAATGTATTGCGAATATGTCAATTCTATGGGTTGTGAAAATATTGTTAGAGAGGATGTCAAAGTTGGAGAGGGTAAAAAGAGAACCTTTTTTGaagtttattttgaaaaagaaaatggtgaaATACGTTGCAGCTGCTCAAGGTTCCAATTTAGAGGTATTCTTTGTAGGCATGCCATTGCAATCATGATCCGCAATGACGTAGAAGTACTtccagaaaaatatattttacgaAGATGGAGAAAAGATGTGTGGAGATGCCATAGTAGAGTGAAAACGAGTTATGAGCTTCATAGCTGTACGGATGAGCAAAAACGATATGAGAAAATGTGTGCTACTTTTGCGGAGGTTGCAAATATGGCTGCACATACTATTGAAAGCTCTAATCTTGTTTTCAATTGGATTGAGAATGTACGGGGGGATTTATCAAAGGCAATTCTTTGCGGAGATAATGAAGTAACTGTTGTTACAGGCCAAGGAAGTTGTAGTGTGGAAGTAGAAACAGTTAGAGATCCAGCAGCTCGGCGTCGTAAAGGTCGACCACCTTGTCAAAGAAagaaatctaataaattttcaaaatctaaaataaattcctCACGTTCCAATGCAAAG GATGGACAGGTGAATGAGCAAGTGCCGACTGTGGTCCCAACACACGAGAACAATGTTGTAACG GCATTTCAAAATCCTGAAGGAAGTTATATTGATATGAATATGTACCCACATGGAGTTATGGACTATTATAAT gAACCACAATTCCAGCAGCCTGGACATTTTCAGCAGCTACTCTTTCAGCAAGATAATGAATATGAAGTTGATAAGGAGTTTCGAAGTGATTTCGTAGAATAa
- the LOC107175325 gene encoding protein FAR1-RELATED SEQUENCE 5-like isoform X1 gives MEKDIEVEELEKFEENDEPIIGMSFDSDVDLFIYFKEYGKRKGFPILRRTSRKDSDGILRNVTFACGRSGETRSKSVNILKPQPNAKTGCNARLGAGLGDDGKWTIRSLNLEHNHVLLTPTKSKYFRCNRSLNTYAKKRLDVNDRAGIRLCKNYQSLVIEAGGHENVTFIERDCRNHVQKERRLRLGDGDAAALQNYFMKMQVEDNRFYFSMQVDDEGRLKNVFWAEPRNREAYKEFGDVVTFDTTYLTNKYDMPFAPFVGVNHHGHSILFGCGLISHEDIETFTWLFRTWLSCMSNLAPNGIITDQDRAMKVAIQNVFPNTRHRWCLWHIMKKVPEKLGGYKEYRNISNVLHCAVYDSQSATKFEETWHHMITEYDLGDNEWLRGLYDERHHWVPCYLNNTFWAGMSSTQRSESMNAFFDGYVNSKTTLKQFVEQYSCALKNKVQKEVEEDVRCLSQQMPCVTDYAMERQVRDVYTISKFQEFQQEMIRKMYCEYVNSMGCENIVREDVKVGEGKKRTFFEVYFEKENGEIRCSCSRFQFRGILCRHAIAIMIRNDVEVLPEKYILRRWRKDVWRCHSRVKTSYELHSCTDEQKRYEKMCATFAEVANMAAHTIESSNLVFNWIENVRGDLSKAILCGDNEVTVVTGQGSCSVEVETVRDPAARRRKGRPPCQRKKSNKFSKSKINSSRSNAKDGQVNEQVPTVVPTHENNVVTAFQNPEGSYIDMNMYPHGVMDYYNGLMSLPHMVGDNVYLTPTQNSCTEPQFQQPGHFQQLLFQQDNEYEVDKEFRSDFVE, from the exons atggaAAAAGACATCGAAGTTGAAGAGTTGGAGAAATTTGAGGAGAACGATGAGCCAATAATTGGGATGTCATTTGATAGTGatgttgatttgtttatttacttcAAAGAGTACGGTAAAAGAAAAGGGTTTCCGATTTTGAGGAGAACTAGTAGAAAGGATAGTGATGGGATTCTTAGAAATGTGACTTTTGCTTGTGGGAGAAGTGGTGAAACAAGAAGCAAATCTGTGAATATTTTAAAGCCCCAACCTAATGCAAAAACAGGCTGCAATGCTAGATTGGGAGCTGGTTTAGGGGATGATGGAAAGTGGACAATTCGAAGCTTAAATCTTGAACACAACCATGTGCTGTTAACTCCAACCAAATCCAAGTATTTTCGGTGCAATCGTAGCCTCAATACATATGCAAAAAAAAGGCTTGATGTAAATGATCGAGCAGGAATCAGATTATGTAAGAATTATCAATCACTTGTTATTGAGGCTGGTGGTCATGAAAATGTGACATTCATAGAAAGAGATTGTAGAAATCATgtccaaaaagaaagaagattgcGGCTTGGAGATGGGGATGCTGCTGCTcttcaaaactattttatgaaaatgcAAGTAGAAGATAATAGGTTTTACTTTAGTATGCAAGTGGATGATGAGGGAcgattaaaaaatgttttttggGCCGAGCCAAGGAATAGGGAAGCGTACAAGGAGTTTGGAGACGTTGTTACATTTGACACCACGTATCTTACAAATAAGTATGATATGCCGTTCGCTCCATTTGTAGGAGTTAATCATCATGGGCATTCTATTCTGTTTGGGTGTGGATTGATTTCACACGAAGATATTGAGACATTCACGTGGTTATTTCGAACATGGCTATCTTGCATGTCTAATTTAGCTCCTAATGGAATCATTACAGATCAAGACAGGGCAATGAAAGTTGCAATTCAGAATGTCTTTCCCAATACTCGACATCGGTGGTGTTTATGGCATATAATGAAGAAAGTTCCAGAGAAGCTAGGGGGTTATAAAGAATATCGTAACATAAGTAATGTCTTGCATTGTGCTGTTTATGATTCCCAGAGTGCTACGAAATTTGAGGAAACTTGGCACCATATGATTACAGAATATGATTTGGGGGATAACGAATGGTTACGAGGCTTATATGACGAGAGGCATCATTGGGTACCTTGTTATCTAAACAATACGTTTTGGGCAGGAATGTCATCTACTCAACGTAGTGAAAGCATGAATGCATTTTTTGATGGTTATGTTAACTCAAAGACTACTTTGAAGCAGTTTGTAGAGCAATACAGTTGTGCATTGAAGAATAAAGTTCAGAAGgaagttgaagaagatgtCAGGTGTCTTTCCCAACAAATGCCATGTGTAACCGATTACGCAATGGAGAGGCAAGTTCGAGATGTGTAcactatttcaaaatttcaagaatttcagCAAGAAATGATTCGGAAAATGTATTGCGAATATGTCAATTCTATGGGTTGTGAAAATATTGTTAGAGAGGATGTCAAAGTTGGAGAGGGTAAAAAGAGAACCTTTTTTGaagtttattttgaaaaagaaaatggtgaaATACGTTGCAGCTGCTCAAGGTTCCAATTTAGAGGTATTCTTTGTAGGCATGCCATTGCAATCATGATCCGCAATGACGTAGAAGTACTtccagaaaaatatattttacgaAGATGGAGAAAAGATGTGTGGAGATGCCATAGTAGAGTGAAAACGAGTTATGAGCTTCATAGCTGTACGGATGAGCAAAAACGATATGAGAAAATGTGTGCTACTTTTGCGGAGGTTGCAAATATGGCTGCACATACTATTGAAAGCTCTAATCTTGTTTTCAATTGGATTGAGAATGTACGGGGGGATTTATCAAAGGCAATTCTTTGCGGAGATAATGAAGTAACTGTTGTTACAGGCCAAGGAAGTTGTAGTGTGGAAGTAGAAACAGTTAGAGATCCAGCAGCTCGGCGTCGTAAAGGTCGACCACCTTGTCAAAGAAagaaatctaataaattttcaaaatctaaaataaattcctCACGTTCCAATGCAAAG GATGGACAGGTGAATGAGCAAGTGCCGACTGTGGTCCCAACACACGAGAACAATGTTGTAACG GCATTTCAAAATCCTGAAGGAAGTTATATTGATATGAATATGTACCCACATGGAGTTATGGACTATTATAAT GGTCTTATGAGCTTACCTCATATGGTTGGGGATAATGTTTATCTAACACCTACACAAAATTCTTGTACG gAACCACAATTCCAGCAGCCTGGACATTTTCAGCAGCTACTCTTTCAGCAAGATAATGAATATGAAGTTGATAAGGAGTTTCGAAGTGATTTCGTAGAATAa